The following DNA comes from Megalopta genalis isolate 19385.01 chromosome 14, iyMegGena1_principal, whole genome shotgun sequence.
CATAGCGCATACAATtagaattaattaatatataacttCGATTAAAAACGAGATTAAACGAGGTAAACAATGACTATCATTTTCGGAAGCCTCGTGCGTTCTGCTCTCTTCGAAAATAATTTATAGATTACAAGGAAAAGCATCGGGCGACAACTTTGACACCATTATTTATACATTTGAATATTTATGCGAATTATGTGTATCTTGGACAATTTATTcttgtttttatcaattttagaACATTACGATATTTGCAAAAATTTCCGAAGTTGCATATGAAGTCGAAGAAGCTTCCATACGCGCGAAAACATAATCATCCTGGTTCTtggaaaatacagtaaattctcccgaattgaccctcggattctgcacaaaaatgtacaatttggggggggggggaagaggaaatacgattattcgattattttctacttattatttatgttattattttttatttctactatttattttattatttatataattgtttatcattattatttatttataatatttattgttgttcttatcgttattgttattgttaccgttattattattatttatatcatcattatttattattcgatttggtttttatagttaccgattgtcaacaactataaaaccgaCCCGCAGGgtgcgaataatcgtatctcttccaaaattgaccaattttgtgcgcaatctgagcacgaattagggcgaaattactgtaccaccgaaaaaaattattatagcaTCGTCGGGTGATGATCTTTCCTTCAAATTggagcttgaaacctctactttaaaatAGTTCTAGTGCTCAATGTTAGATATTGTTAAGTCTGTGCTATAATGTTGTTCAGCAATTATTATgctatttattatgttattctTTGTAAAAATAACTGAGAATATGTCGTACATCCGAACAGAATAGTTATGGTTGATCGCAATAAAGACGAAATAAGATGAAAGCTGCGGATTCGAATATGTTTTCACGAACAAGTGTTTGTCATATGTTCGCAGGTGCTGCCCGGATATCGCAAAGATTTACATGTTGATAAGACAGAAAAAGGGGAAGTCTGTGGAGGAACGATTCAAAGACAGCGTCGACGATGTCGTATGTAACATTATGAAGCAACTATGAATACTCGTTGAACGCCAATCAATGCTTCCGTTATCGGGCCTAGGTATTTAGCAAGACGAAGCGGGAACAGCCAGACTTCTTAAATAAGATAGTGGTAATAGAGGGCGATGCTGCCGAAGAAAATTTCGGATTGTCTGCGCAATCTATACTGACACTGAACGACACAAATATCGTAATCCATGCTGCTGCAAGTGTCAACTTCAACGAGAAGCTCCGTTTGGCGGTGCACACTAACGTGAGAACTACAAAGCAGTTGTTGCTGTGGGCGAAAACGCTGCCGAACTTGAAGGTACGTCAGATATTTCTTAAAACTGCCATCGCGTAACCTGTATTAGTTAATAATCAACCATGTGCAgaaatatattctaatatttcgTCCTTGTCGGGAAATGTATTACTATTATGATTGTAATGAGCGCGCGAAATATGTGCGAGCACAGGAGATCGATAGACGAACTGCAAGACGACGTCAAGCTCGGAAAATACAATCACATATTGTCGgtaaattactaattactaaatTACTAATTCAACGAACAATAAAATTGCAAATTCAAAAAGAGTATTCGCCCTATTGTCAATAGAAAAATGATCAGAATGATTTGAACTACAAAACGGCTCTTTCTAATTTGTAAATCAGATCTTTCCCTCGGTTCTGGTTTTCGTAAAATAATCGATATAAATTGGGTTTAGCATAAATATGATCAGTGAAATCGTTATGAAGAATAGATCTGTCTTGTACAGTCGGTTATACCAATGTTCAATGTACTAGAAGGAAATTCATCTCTTGCTCTAATAAATCGAGCGTGATCTAGACAAATCGGTGCCCCGGAAACTGTTTCAATCGCAGCTAccgtaaaatctgcagtctaacgTTCATTGGCGGTTCAGAAGGGAATCCACGAAATGATCGTTAATTATTCTGTTCGCAGTCATTCGTGTACGTATCGACAGCATTCTCGAACTGCGTACATGAGACCATCGACGAAATCCATTACGATCCCCCGATGGACTGTGACAAACTAATCACATTGGTGAAATGTTTGGACGACGATAAACTGCTAGCAATAGAGGCTACGTAAGTATTCGTCCGAAaacaattgttattattacaacAATTGTTGTTATTACAATAGTAGGTATCATTAAAATTGTTCCATATTGTAGATTGCGGGGAAAATGGCCGAACAACTACGTTTTCTCTAAATCAATTGCAGAAAGTGTTGTTCTAAAGTATGCGGGTGACCTTCCAGTAGGGATTGTTCGACCTTCAATTGTGACGACAACGTTCCACGAACCTCTCGCAGGATGGATCAACAATCTAAACGGTGCCACTggcattgttttcgcatgcagtttgggACTGATACATACAATGCACTGCGTGTCAGAGTACACAGCAGAGATTATACCTGCGGATTTTGTCGTGTCCAACACTATCGCTGCAACTTGGGATATCAATAAACGGTGAGCGTTCTGTCTAAACGAAGATCAAGGTATTGTTTTGAAGGTTGCCGGTGATGATTAATTATATTAGAATCACTTGAATGAATTATCAATGATACTAATAATGTCGTTTGACGTATTTATGTAACTCGATACGTCGTGAAACAATAAATCCACGAGCGAAGACTTGATCACATTGAATTCTCATTATTTTTGTTGATGTACAAGTAGTGTTGTCGGGAAAATAAATCAAAGATAGAGAATATTCGTACGAATGACCAGTCAGTCGTACTATGCGTCAAATTGATTTATCAATGATTCCTTTCTAGGAATTTTTTGGCAAAACTGGAGCAGAAGTCGGACATGCCTGACGAGGAGAGGGTACCCGTTTATAATCAAGTAACGTCACCTCAGAACCGAATCGAATGGAGCAGATTCATGTATCTAACTAAATACTACGGTATTCCAGTCCCTTCCAAGCACGTGATTTGGTACTACTGGTTGATATTGAACAGAAACCTGTTCATTCACAATATATGCTCTATACTCTTCCACATCATACCGGCAGCCATCGCGGACACGTTGGCGCGAATCACAGGACGTAAACCTATGTACGTCTCTGATATTTCGCATGCTACGGTAACAACGCGCGGAACGAGCAGTGGTTTTCATTGATATCACGTTTTGCAGGTTAATGGATGCTTATGCGAAAATTGGAAAGTTCAGCGGTGTAATAGACTTTTTCACCATGCAACAGTGGAAGTTTCGGGATGAGAACGTGAAGAAATTGTGGTCGAAGCTGAGACCCATCGACCGGAAGATCTTCAATTTCAACGTGGCGGACATAAACTGGTCCCTGTACTTGTTTGGGAACATTAGAGGCATTCGTGTATACTTGATGAAGGATCCATTCACTGAAGAGTCCTTACGAGCGGGCCGCAGTAAATTCTTCAAGTAATACTTGTAGTTCCAGTGTCAtaattaacaaaactattaaaaaaaattacaaCGAACCTTCTTTGTTTCAGGTTGCGCATTGCAAATTATGTCGTAATGACGCTATACGTGCTGTTGGGACTATGGATTGTCTATTCTTTAGTTTCTTTCGTTTGGTCGTTCTGTCCGTTGTCGCATTAGCGTTTTCGCTAGTTTTGTAAGCACCAGAGAATTGAATTAAACTtgaaataattttctgtgtgaaTCTATAAGAaaagctgtttcattttgtTGTACCGAACAATGTTTATTGTGAAATCTTCGTTTTACATCTGACACTAGATTGAACaacataattttataaatagtgTCCACGAAATTTTGTATGACAGTAAAGATATTTGTTGTAAAACGTGTAACGTTAAAGACACTTAACTCTCAGTCCTACTTTAGCATATAGTATCTTCGTAATTTATTAGAAATTTTAGTTAATACATCAGTTGAACTTATCTATGCGtctaattaaatgaaataatagaCTTGATGGTGTGAAGATTAGGGACCTCTTCCAATTATTAGACTATAAGtttattgaataattattaaaaagctTAACAGGAATATAGTATTAGGCATATTCAATTCTTACTAACAACTCTATTTCCCTGCATCATTGACACGAAGCTCTTGCAGGTTTCAGACTATACTTATCGACAAAGTAATGCAATTTCTTCAGCACGAACGCAGACTTAGAATCGGCAGTCATCGCAAGTTATGGGCTTTTCTGTTCAGTTTTGAAGGGCTCCAGAGTAAGGCTGTCGGAATACTCGAATATTGGAGCAACTTGAAATCTAGACCGAGTCTGGACTTGGTTTTCGATCCGAGCCGAGTACTCGATAAAACCGTGAGGTCTTATCGTCATGTTTATATAAACACTGCACTTAAGAGTCCGAGTCCCAAAAATCCCATCCTAAGTCATCGCCGTGAAGAAGATAAAATGAGGAGTAGTATATGTTATGTGTATTTATATACAAACACATAAAGAAAAGCATTATTAGTTCTGCTAAAATATTCGCACAGCTGTGTGAAAGTATCTTGAAATGTAACTGAAAATATCTAAAATAATGCAGTAATAAGTATAATATGTTTATTGTACATGAAGAACAGTTTATTCGGATCTCTGGGGGCGCTCGATCATAGTGTGATGCTTGAAATGCGTCTGAATTTCTCGCTTATATCCGAGCCGCTCGGTTACATTCGAGCATTTCCTTTGCAAAactgcaatccgcagctttctttacaagttattaaggaaacacgctgaccaataagaggcgagttcGGCTGACGCGTGATGGCTCGATCAACGAGCGTATGAAGCCCAGTTCCCCTCATTGATTCCTCGTATTGATCACAAAgataactataatattaaagttgtaataaatatataaagttataatattaaaaaatcataACTGTCTCATCCTGTATAGATGCGATTGCAATTTTGTTCATAAATTAAATCAATAacgttaataaatttattaacttTGTAAATACTCATACGCTAGAAAAATGTGTATACGTGTACCATAACTAGTTATATAATTAGTAGAAATAATAGGTCGACtgtccataaaaataattacacttTATATCACATTTCTGTAGCACATTAAATAGAATGActacaatttaaatatttgtaCCGAATACATACACTTGTTGTCTTCAAATAATAAACAGCACTCGCAGTAGAAATATAATGTACAAGACACATTCGCTTCTTGCTAACGTATGTATTTTTCGGGAACTATCGGTAACGTCGAATACGACACGAAATGGTAAGGGTAGAGCTCTCGAGTACTCGCAAAACACGAGTCA
Coding sequences within:
- the LOC117225775 gene encoding fatty acyl-CoA reductase wat; amino-acid sequence: MSSGRSEEPNSQVPEKNVSEIVDFYKGAKVLVTGGSGFIGKLIIEKLLRCCPDIAKIYMLIRQKKGKSVEERFKDSVDDVVFSKTKREQPDFLNKIVVIEGDAAEENFGLSAQSILTLNDTNIVIHAAASVNFNEKLRLAVHTNVRTTKQLLLWAKTLPNLKSFVYVSTAFSNCVHETIDEIHYDPPMDCDKLITLVKCLDDDKLLAIEATLRGKWPNNYVFSKSIAESVVLKYAGDLPVGIVRPSIVTTTFHEPLAGWINNLNGATGIVFACSLGLIHTMHCVSEYTAEIIPADFVVSNTIAATWDINKRNFLAKLEQKSDMPDEERVPVYNQVTSPQNRIEWSRFMYLTKYYGIPVPSKHVIWYYWLILNRNLFIHNICSILFHIIPAAIADTLARITGRKPMLMDAYAKIGKFSGVIDFFTMQQWKFRDENVKKLWSKLRPIDRKIFNFNVADINWSLYLFGNIRGIRVYLMKDPFTEESLRAGRSKFFKLRIANYVVMTLYVLLGLWIVYSLVSFVWSFCPLSH